ACTGGGCATTGGTAAGCTCATTGGCGGACTGCTGCTGATACTGCCTATGGTGCCTGCACGCTTCAAAGAATGGGCTTATGTTGGTTTCGGTATATCATTGATTTCTGCATTCATTGGTAACTTTATACTGATTGATCCATTGCATGCATTAGCTCCGCTCGCGGTGATGGTTGTACTGACCGTTTCCTATGTTTATTTCCATAGAGTGTGGGCAAATAAATAGTCTGTTACCTGTTTTATTGGTTTTTCCGGAAATTGCGCCCTCCGCAGGAGGACGCAATTTCCGGAAAAGATTGAGGGCGCCAGCGGCGCCCTCAATCTTTTCCGGAGGGTAAAAACGTAAGAACAATTGCGAGCCATTCACTCATGTAATAGAAAATAAAATCCTTTCGATTTTGCTTATATTTAAGCATAAGCAAAACCACGTTATATGAGTAATTCCAACAACCGCCGCGATTTCCTTCGCCAGATGGGACTCGCTACCATGGGACTCGGCATTTTCCCCTCGCTGCTAGCTGCCTGTAATAACGGGAATCCTTCCAATACCGGAGAAAAGAAAGATAGTACACAGTCTGCCGCTGATGTGCATAAAGAGCTTTTCTTTAAAATATCACTGGCAGAATGGTCCTTCCATAAGGCACTGTTTGCAGGGAAAATGAATCACCTCGACTTCCCGCTGCGTGCTAAAAAAGAATTTGATATCCACGCAGTAGAATATGTTAACCAGTTCTTTAAAGACAAAGCGAAGGACAAGGACTACCTGCAGCAGATGAAGCAACGTTGCGACGATAACGGTGTTAAAAGCGTACTTATCATGTGCGATGGTGAAGGTGAAATGGGCGACCAGGATGCGAAGAAAAGATTGCAGGCCGTGGAAAATCATTATAAATGGGTAGAAGCTGCCCAATTCCTGGGCTGCCACGCCATCCGCGTAAATGCAGCAGGAGAGGGTAATGCGGACGATGTCGCCAAAGCAGTGGTGGAGTCGCTGACTAAATTGGCTTCCTTCGGAAAAGACCATGGTATCAACGTAATCGTAGAAAACCACGGAGGAAATTCTTCCAATGGTAAATGGTTAAGTAATATCATGAAGTCGGTTAATATGCCTAACTGCGGCACATTGCCGGATCTGGGCAACTTCTGCATCAAACGCTCCAAACCGGAAAATAATACGCCGGAAGCCTGGGCGAAAACCAAATGCCTCGAGGAATATGACCGCTACGATGGCGTTACTGAACTCATGCCTTTCGCCAAAGGTGTCAGCGCTAAAACATATGACTTCAACGACCAGGGCGAAGAAACTACCATCGACTATACCCATATGCTGAAAATTGTGAAGGCAGCCGGTTATACCGGACATATCGGTATTGAATATGAAGGCGAACGCCTCTCAGAAGAAGACGGTATCCGTAAAACAAAAGCGTTGCTCCAGCGTGTGGGCGCAACCCTGAGCTAAACCATTATATTACAGATGCTCCTAAAGAGGGTAAGGATACATCTCCTTACCCTCTTTATTTTTTACCTTGTCCTGAAATGAACACCTGCTGTCAGATATTGAACATTTTATATTTATATATAATTTATATTTTGTTGATTTATTGAGATGATTATATAGGCATTTATTTGGTAAGACTTCATCATCCGTTTTAACAAACTATGATCGTCATGATAAAAAACTATTTAAAAATAGCTTTCAGGAACCTGTTAAAATACAAGGTTTATGGGGCACTGAATGTAGCAGGGCTCGCAGTCAGTATTGCCTGTGGCATCATCGTATTTTCAATGGTGAAATACCACCTGAGCTTTGATAATTTCCACCATAACGCCAACAGGATTTACAGAATAGTCACAGAACAGCATAGAGATAAAATTAATTACAGCAGCAGTGTGCCTCCGGCGCTAGGACTCGCCGTCCGTAATGATTACAGCTATGCTGAAGCGATTGCCAGAACCGTATCTGCACAGGATATGCTGGTGACCGTGCAAACTACAAAAGGCCTCACTAAATCCAATGAACGCGACTTTATTTATGCGGAGCCTTCTTTTCTCCAGATATTTAATCTTCCCCTGGTAAGCGGCAATAAAAAAGATGTGCTGGCAGAACCTAATACGGCTGTTATAACGGAAACGGCTGCACGCCGTCTCTTTGGTACCACCGATGTGGTAGGTAAAGTAATGCGCCTGGATAATGTTATCCCGGTACGTGTGACCGGCGTTTTAAAAGATCTTCCGGTAAATACCGACCTGCGTGCACAAGTAGTTGCCTCCTGGCAAACCATCAGGACCTACAATGAATGGTACCTGCATAACGACTCCTGGGGCGGCATTTCCTCCGATTTACAGTGTTATGCACTGCTGCGCCCTGATGTCAGCATCGCTGCAATGGAGAAAGACATGGACGCCTATGTGCCTAAATTCAGAGCGGGCAACAAAAATGTGCATCACTATAAATTACAGCCACTGTCCGACATGCACTTCGATAGCCGCTACGGTGGCGCCATGGAGAAGAAAAATCTCTGGGTATTATCCCTTATCGGAACATTCCTGCTCATAGCGGCATGCATTAACTTCATTAACCTCGCCACAGCGCAGGCGCTGGGCAGGTCGAGAGAAGTTGGCATCCGGAAAGCATTGGGCAGCCAGCGTTTTCAGCTGTTCTGGCAGTTTATTGCCGAAACAGGGCTAATAACGGTGGCGGCTACACTGACAGCGGTATTTATCGCGATGTCGGCCATGCCGAAAGTGAATGATTTATTCCATGCGCAAATTCAGCTTAATCTCCTCAAAGACCCGGCACTGCCAGGTTTCCTGCTGTTGATGATGGTTATGGTAACTTTCATGGCCGGCGCCTATCCCGGGCTGATTCTTTCCGGATTCAAGCCCGTGGCGGCTTTGAAAGGAAAACTTTCCATGCAGCAGATTGGTGGTTTTAACACCCGCAGAAGCCTGATCGTATTACAGTTTTCTATTTCGCTGGTACTGATCATCGCCATGCTGGTGATTTCCCGCCAGATGAGCTATACCCGCCAGTTCGATCTGGGCTTCGATAAAGAGGCGGTGGTGATGGTGCCAAGGGCATCAGAGAACCCTGATATCAGTATGTATTCCCTCCGCGATCAGCTGGCGGCAATCCCGGGCGTACAGCAGGTTTCGCTGTGCTATGCTGCGCCATCTTCCGAAACGGCCTGGAATAACAGTATCCGCTTCGATAACAGAAGTGAAGACGAAGATTTCAGGGTCAGTATTAAAAGTATTGATGAACATTATTTCGCTGCTTTCGGCCTGAAAGTGATAGCAGGCAAAAATCTCTTTAAAGCTGATTCTGCCAGGGAGATGATTATTAACGAAACGATGCTACGTAAGCTGGGACTGACTTCTCCCGAACAGGCCATTGGGAAGTCAATGGTATTTGCCGGCGAGTCTGCCAGCGCCCCGATCGTTGGCGTAGTGGCTGATTTTCACGACCGTTCCCTGCACGAAGACATCGGTGCGGTTGCCTTTACCACATTGCCAAATATGTACCAGGATTATGCCGTGAAAGTGAATGCCAGTCAGCTTTCCACGATCATGCCGGCCATAGAAAAGACCTGGAGCACTATGTACCCCGAAAAAGTATATACCTACAAGTTCCTGGATGATTATATCGGCTACTTCTACCAGACGGAAACAGATATGCTGCAAATTATCCGCATATTCTCGTTCATCGCTATTTTCATCGCCTGCCTGGGCCTGTATGGCCTGGTAACCTTCATGGTGGCGCAGAAACGAAAGGAAATAGGTATCCGGAAGGTCCTGGGCAGTAATGTTTCAGGAATACTCTGGCTGTTTGGAAAAGAGTTTGGAAGACTGATATTGCTGGCTTTTGCTTTTGCCGCACCGCTGAGCTGGTGGCTGATGAGCAACTGGCTCAAAGACTTCCGCTTTCATACAGAATTGTCGGTGATGACCTTTGTTTCCGCTATTTTCCTGACCTTACTCATTGCTGCGGTAACCGTCTCTTTACAGAGTGCCAAAGCCGCCATGATGAACCCTATCAGGAGTCTCCGTAGCGAATAGTTTAAAGCTTAAAATATTATCAGCATAACTGGTGACGATCAATATTTGATCGTCACTTTATTTTCAGTAATGGTGTATTTGAATTGGAGCTGTTTGCTTAATTTATCCAGCACCTGTTGCAGGGTGGCTTTCACGAAAAGTTCATGTACTTCACTATTGCCGCCGCCGTTGCCGGTAACGCTGATATCTACGCCATACCAGTCTTCCAGCGTACGCCAGAACATCATGTTGGCGCTGCCATTGAGCTGTAGCGAATCTGCCAGCCAAAGCCTGGCTTCTTCCGGCTTATAGGTTTCTTTTTCCATCAGGTCAATTTCCTTATTGGCAAGTATCATTTGTCCCGTTTCCAGTATTTCTGGTTGGTTGTCGGTAGATGAATGATAAGATTTGCTCACCTTAATTTTTCCGGTGTAGAGATGAACCGTTGCACCCTGCTGGCTGGTAAAGCTACGTACTCTGAAACTGGTGCCTAATACTTCGGTGGTGAGTTTATCGGTAACCACACTGAATACTGCGGTATCAGGTTTTACTTCAAACCAGGCATCGCCATCCAGTAATAACCTGCGGTGGCCCTGCTGATAGTTATCCGGTACAGATAGGGTAGAGGCGGAATTGAGGATAACTGTAGAGCTGTCTGGAAGCGTTATATATTTCCTGGCGCCGGTTTCCCCGGAATAAGTCTGATACTTGCTCCCTGGTGTTTCAAATTCAGCGAGGCCAGCCTGTTTGTTCTCCTTTTGGGCAGGGTTATGACAGGCAGCCAGGCCTAAAAGGAGTAAAACGCCGGTATTCCGGAGAAAAGGTATAGAAAAGCAGGTATCAATTTTAAATGGCATATACCAGTATTTTTGTATGCAAAGGAAAAGTCCTAAAAGTACGCAAATTTAAACAGCATGGGAAGTGCCACCTTTTCCAATTTCTGCGAAGCAATAGACAATTTCCGTATACGCTGTTAAAAACTTATTTCCCTGTTTGAATGTTTTTTGTTTGAATTACCGGACCACCCTAACTTTGCGGCCCATGGAAAAGCAGCTATCTTTATCATTCGATAATACGGCTATTGCATTTGAGGCAAAAACCGACAAAGACCTGAAAAAAGCCAACTTTCTCTTCTCTAACATAGGGAAACCCTGGCTTGTTAAATTAGGCGCCACGTTTACTCCCATCGCATTCAAACTGGGATTACCGATCAAAGGAATCATTAAAAATACCATCTTCTCACAATTCTGTGGTGGTGAAACACTGGAAGAAGCTGCTCACACAGCATTACAGCTGGGAAACTACCATGTAGGTGTAGCACTGGATTACGGTGTGGAAGCCATGGAAGGTGAGGAAAACTACGATCATGCTGTACCGGAGTTTGTACGTGCGATCAAATATGCTGCTTCCCGTCCTGATATTCCTTTTATCGCGATCAAAATTACCGGTTTTGCCCGTTTCAGTCTCCTGGAAAAGATCCATGCAAAAACGCCGCTTTCCACTGAAGAACAACAGGAATTTGAACGTGTCCGCAAACGTGTACATGCTATCGCGGAAGCTGCTGCACTCCATAATGTAGGTATCCTCGTAGACGCGGAAGAATCCTGGATTCAACAGCCGGTAGACGATCTGACCGACGAAATGATGTCCCTCTTCAACAAGAAAAAAGTTATCATTTTCAATACCTTCCAGATGTACCGCCACGACAGACTGGAATTCCTGAAAAAATCGCTGGACACAGCCGTGAAAGGTGATTACCTGCTCGGCGCCAAACTGGTTCGCGGTGCTTACATGGAAAAAGAAAATAAACGTGCGGCAGAAAACAACTACCCTACGCCGATCCAGCCCAGCAAAGAAGCTACGGACAGAGATTACGATGCAGGTGTTGCTTTTTGTATGAATAACCTGGATAAACTGGGATTATTTGTTGGTACACACAACGAAAACAGCTGTATGCAGGCTGCTAAGTTGCTCCATGCGAAAGAGGTGCCACATAACACAGACAGAGTGAGCTTCTCCCAGCTGCTGGGCATGAGCGATAACATCACCTTCAACCTGGCACACGCAGGCTATAATGTTTCAAAATACCTGCCTTACGGCCCTGTAAAAGACGTAATGCCCTACCTGATCCGTCGTGCACAGGAAAATACTTCCATTGCCGGCCAGATGGGACGCGAATTAGGTCTTATCCGCAAGGAAATGAAAAGACGCGGCATTTAAAATTGTGAATACTGAATATGATAAAGACCGTCTCTACCTGGTAGAGACGGTCTTTTTAATTATGGCAAGTAAAAACGGGGCAGGGTTATATATTCACTTCGCTCTGCGGAAGCGGAAACTTACTCCATACATCATCATCGGGTCTGTCTATCGGAATAGTATTCAAAAGATTATATCTTCTTAAATCTATCCAGCGATGTCCTTCCATAAACAATGAATATCTACGCTCATACAACAGCTCTGTAATCAGTGCTGATGGTGTACTCGCTCCGGGGTACGGTGGCAGATTATGACCGGTCCTGATCTTGTTTAAGGCTACGATGGCATCCGGAAATTGTGCCAGCTGGATTTTTGCTTCTGCATACAGTAAAATCAATTCTTCATTACGGATGATCGTCACAGGCGAACTCAGCGAAGACCAGAGATTTACGTCCCGGCTGCTGCTTAAACCCGCCTGACTGGCTATTACGGCACGCACCGCTGTTTTATTGATCCTGTCGTCGCCGGCAATGATATCAGTCGCAAAAGAAGGATGTGCCGCCCTGATTTCACCGGTATTATTAAGCGGTAAGTACAGGGGATTTGTCTGGTCTCCTCCGTTGGTAGAGAAGAAGTGATAAACGCCGGTTGTAAAAGAGCCATTCAGGTCGAAAAAGGAGCCGTTCAGGTCTGTTAATACTGCCGCCCAGTTCTGTCGGTAAGCGTCTACTCTCGCGGCAATTGCTTTATTAAATTTCAGTAATCCTGCTGCATCCGCAAAGCCACTGAATCCGTGTGACAAAGAAAAGACAACAGCAGCGCCTGAAAGATCGGTAGCCCCGTCCTGGAGGTACTTCAGAATGCTATCCTGTGCAGCAGGCACATTGGTAATCACCGGCCCAATGGCACTCGGATCTGCTGAAGGAATACGGATACCATTGGCATCGGTAAGCGTAAGGTTTAGTAATAACTGATAACCAATCAGGGTTTTGGCAAAACCGGTATAACCCTTACGTTCTGCATCACTGATACTGGTGCTGTTTTTGGCCCCCTCTAAAATCAGGTATGCCTGCCGGATTACCTGGTATCGGGCGGACCATGGGTTGGTCAGGTAAAAGGTATTGTTATCCAGTACCTTGCTGCCACCACCCAGTAAATCAGTGGTATACCTGGGCTCAGAACTGGAAAAATGGTAGATCTCTCTGCCAATAATACCAATATCGTCCATGTAGAAACCTATGTTTTGTCGTAGCCCCGATTCCGCGCCTGATACGAGGTTGTTAAGGTCACTCTTACTCGGATTTTTGGTGATATCTCCGGTGGTAGGGGTATTCAAACTGGTGATTTCCCCTTTCTGACAGGCAAGGCATAACGTCATCAGGCCAACAACGAGCAGCTGTCTTATTGAAAAATGATGTTTTGTCATAAGAATATTTTTTAACTGGACAGAAAGGATCAGAAATCAACACCAATATGGAAGCTGGCCCTTTTTGATGCAGGATAAGGCATAACATCTACACCCATTGAAAGCCCGTTACTACCGCGACTCTGTGTGGTGGTAATGGTATTGCTTCCGAAGTTGGATACTTCCGGATCATAGCCCACATATTTTGTCCAGGTGAAGAAGTTATTGGCAGATACACCCACACGCAAGCCTTTAATGTATTTGACTTTGGTCAATGGGATGTTGTAATAGACACCTATTTCCCGGATGCGTATGTACGAAGCATCCTGTACATAAATAGAAGCATCGCCGGCGCCGGAACGGTATACACCAGCCTTCTGTCCGCCTATCATATCGTCATAATCAAATGTGGTAGCACCGAGGTCTGTCAGCAGTTGTGTCAGGTTGATATTATCACCACCTTTTTTCCAGTGGAGCAGAAAACGTACAGACAGATTTTTCAGTAAGGTCACTTCGTTGAACCAGCTCATCTGGAACTTAGGTTCGCTGTTTCCTATCACCTTTAAGGAACCATCTGCAGTTATACCTTTGATCTGTGTGGCGGAAGCTCCTTCTTCCATATAGAAAGTTCCCAGGGAGTTACCAAAAGCACCGATCGCAAATGGAGGAATGGTCAGTTTGGTCACTTTGGATTTGTTTTTCCACCAGTTGATATTGGATACCCATTTCACTTTAGCAGTATTGACAGGGATAACTGTCAGGCCCAGTTCCACGCCCTGGTTGCTCAGGTCGCCACTGTTTTTCCACTCACTCACATACCCGGAAGATGCCGGTAATACGTGACGCAGCAGCATATCATAGATTTTCTTATTGTAATAGGTGGCTTCCAGACTGATACGTCCATTCAGGAAACTCACATCCACACCTGATTCCAGCTCGGTCTGCCTTTCAGGTTTAATATCCGCGTTTCCTCTGAGGTTATCGGTCAGAATACCGGGCAACGCATCGATATTGCTGGATTTCATGCTGGTAAACTTACTGCCGTAAGGAGGTACGTTTCCTGACTGTCCATATGCCGCGCGGATCTTCAGGTTATCCACCGTACCGGAATGCCAGAAGCCCATTTTGGCAAGGTTCCAGGAAAAGGCACCTTTAGGGAAAGTATAGAATTTAAGGTAGTCGCCATTGTTGGTAGATCTGTCGAAACGCACGCCGCCACTCAGTGTCAGGGCGTCTATCAGTGTAAGGTCTTCCTGCAGGAAGATACCGTTGTCCCTGTATTTCTGCCGGAATTGTCCCGGGGTGCTGTTGCCGCTTTGGTCTACGTTCGTCTGGCCATTGGTGATGTTGGTGGCACTGACCTGTATATTGTCGAAATTACCGGTTTCGTAGGTGGCGCCTAAGGTACTGGTCAGATTTACGTTGCTGTTGGGATTGAAGGTATTGATCAGCATACCGGCCAGGTTGGTATTCATGTTGTTGGTGTTACCCTGGATACTATGGCCTAATGTAGAACTGGCTTCAAACTGGAGGTCACGCGGGAAAATGGCCGCTGTTTTGAAGTTGAAATAGTCCACGCCACCGCGGATTAGTAATTTGGTCGTAGATACTTTATTCTGCTGGAAGATGGCGTCTAATGTACCACCGCCCACAAAGCGATTGGTGAGCTCATTGTTGGTCATCTTATCCCTTGTTTGCAGCGGGTTACTGGCAGCAAAGGGATTGTTCGGATAGATACCATTGGCATCAGGATGAAGATCTACCCAGCCTGGTGTGGAAGATAGGGCCACTCCTAAGCTTACGCCGTTGTTGTCGTTATTGGTAATACTTCTGTCTGCCGATGAATTGATATAGTTTGTGGTAACGCTCAGGGATACACGATCAGAAATTTTATGATCGATATTGAGGCGTACGGAACTGTTGAGATAGCCGGTATTTTTAATGATACCATCTTCTTTTCTTCTGTTGGCAGAGAGATAGAAGGTTGTTTTTTCAGAGCCTCCGCTTACCGCAATATTGGTATTGGAGATCATGCCTGTCTGACCATAGAGTTCTTTCTCATAGTCATAAATTTTGCCGGCGCTTTGTGCTGCCTTGAACAATGCACTGTAATTGGCTCTACCTGCAATCACTGCCGGATCTGTGCTGGACGCGGGTCCTGCGAGGTCGGCAGCCGTTTCGGCAGTAAAGGCGCGTACACCCATCAGGTGTCTTACTTTTACAAAACCGGTTTCCTGGTTGACGGAAATTTTTGTCTGACCGCTTTTACCTTTTTTTGTAGTGATGATTACCACGCCGGCTGCTGCTTTGGCGCCATAGAGTGCAGCTGCAGAGGCTCCCTTGAGGATCTCGATGTTTTCAATATCGTTAGGGTTGAGGTCTGCAATGCGACTGGAAGGGTTATCCTGGTTGTTAGGATTCCCGGCAGTTGCTGCCCCGGTGACATCATTGAGGCCTGCGGGAATACTGCTGTTGTTGAAGAATACACCGTCTACGATGTACAGTGGCTGTGAGTTACCGAAAACAGAGGTGATACCACGTAATTTGACGGAGATACCGCCACCGGGAGCGCCGGAGTTAGCGGTAATGAGGGCGCCGGGGATTTTTCCGCTAAGTGCAGCGTCGAAGGTCTGTGCCGGGGCCGTACCACTGAGTTCTTTTGCCGAGATGGTAGCTACGGCGTTGGCAAGGTTTCGTCTTTTGACCGTGGTGGCCATACCAGTCACCACTACTTCATCAAGGCGGGCGAAATCTTCATCGAGCTTTACCACTAAAGGTCCACTGCCTGCAGCTACATTCATGGTACGGGTTTTATATCCCGTATAGGTAAATACCAATGTTGTGCTGGCGGTGGGGGAAGAAATACTGAATTTCCCTTCTGCGTCGGTGACGGTGCCATGATTAGTGTTGGGAATCCGGATAGTCACACCCGGTAATGGGTGTCCGTTGACCGCATCCTGTGCTTTACCTGTAATATTCTGCTGTGCAAACAACAGGGTACTACATGCCAGTAAAGTCACCAGGAGGGTGAGTTTAGGTAGA
This window of the Chitinophaga sp. Cy-1792 genome carries:
- a CDS encoding DoxX family protein, with the protein product MTTLVNTSRTLKKDKVLYWVFTSLFVLMDSVPAIMFNSQMAKDGIRGMGFPAWFGVELGIGKLIGGLLLILPMVPARFKEWAYVGFGISLISAFIGNFILIDPLHALAPLAVMVVLTVSYVYFHRVWANK
- a CDS encoding sugar phosphate isomerase/epimerase; this translates as MSNSNNRRDFLRQMGLATMGLGIFPSLLAACNNGNPSNTGEKKDSTQSAADVHKELFFKISLAEWSFHKALFAGKMNHLDFPLRAKKEFDIHAVEYVNQFFKDKAKDKDYLQQMKQRCDDNGVKSVLIMCDGEGEMGDQDAKKRLQAVENHYKWVEAAQFLGCHAIRVNAAGEGNADDVAKAVVESLTKLASFGKDHGINVIVENHGGNSSNGKWLSNIMKSVNMPNCGTLPDLGNFCIKRSKPENNTPEAWAKTKCLEEYDRYDGVTELMPFAKGVSAKTYDFNDQGEETTIDYTHMLKIVKAAGYTGHIGIEYEGERLSEEDGIRKTKALLQRVGATLS
- a CDS encoding ABC transporter permease — translated: MIKNYLKIAFRNLLKYKVYGALNVAGLAVSIACGIIVFSMVKYHLSFDNFHHNANRIYRIVTEQHRDKINYSSSVPPALGLAVRNDYSYAEAIARTVSAQDMLVTVQTTKGLTKSNERDFIYAEPSFLQIFNLPLVSGNKKDVLAEPNTAVITETAARRLFGTTDVVGKVMRLDNVIPVRVTGVLKDLPVNTDLRAQVVASWQTIRTYNEWYLHNDSWGGISSDLQCYALLRPDVSIAAMEKDMDAYVPKFRAGNKNVHHYKLQPLSDMHFDSRYGGAMEKKNLWVLSLIGTFLLIAACINFINLATAQALGRSREVGIRKALGSQRFQLFWQFIAETGLITVAATLTAVFIAMSAMPKVNDLFHAQIQLNLLKDPALPGFLLLMMVMVTFMAGAYPGLILSGFKPVAALKGKLSMQQIGGFNTRRSLIVLQFSISLVLIIAMLVISRQMSYTRQFDLGFDKEAVVMVPRASENPDISMYSLRDQLAAIPGVQQVSLCYAAPSSETAWNNSIRFDNRSEDEDFRVSIKSIDEHYFAAFGLKVIAGKNLFKADSAREMIINETMLRKLGLTSPEQAIGKSMVFAGESASAPIVGVVADFHDRSLHEDIGAVAFTTLPNMYQDYAVKVNASQLSTIMPAIEKTWSTMYPEKVYTYKFLDDYIGYFYQTETDMLQIIRIFSFIAIFIACLGLYGLVTFMVAQKRKEIGIRKVLGSNVSGILWLFGKEFGRLILLAFAFAAPLSWWLMSNWLKDFRFHTELSVMTFVSAIFLTLLIAAVTVSLQSAKAAMMNPIRSLRSE
- a CDS encoding FecR family protein produces the protein MPFKIDTCFSIPFLRNTGVLLLLGLAACHNPAQKENKQAGLAEFETPGSKYQTYSGETGARKYITLPDSSTVILNSASTLSVPDNYQQGHRRLLLDGDAWFEVKPDTAVFSVVTDKLTTEVLGTSFRVRSFTSQQGATVHLYTGKIKVSKSYHSSTDNQPEILETGQMILANKEIDLMEKETYKPEEARLWLADSLQLNGSANMMFWRTLEDWYGVDISVTGNGGGNSEVHELFVKATLQQVLDKLSKQLQFKYTITENKVTIKY
- a CDS encoding proline dehydrogenase family protein, yielding MEKQLSLSFDNTAIAFEAKTDKDLKKANFLFSNIGKPWLVKLGATFTPIAFKLGLPIKGIIKNTIFSQFCGGETLEEAAHTALQLGNYHVGVALDYGVEAMEGEENYDHAVPEFVRAIKYAASRPDIPFIAIKITGFARFSLLEKIHAKTPLSTEEQQEFERVRKRVHAIAEAAALHNVGILVDAEESWIQQPVDDLTDEMMSLFNKKKVIIFNTFQMYRHDRLEFLKKSLDTAVKGDYLLGAKLVRGAYMEKENKRAAENNYPTPIQPSKEATDRDYDAGVAFCMNNLDKLGLFVGTHNENSCMQAAKLLHAKEVPHNTDRVSFSQLLGMSDNITFNLAHAGYNVSKYLPYGPVKDVMPYLIRRAQENTSIAGQMGRELGLIRKEMKRRGI
- a CDS encoding RagB/SusD family nutrient uptake outer membrane protein; translation: MTKHHFSIRQLLVVGLMTLCLACQKGEITSLNTPTTGDITKNPSKSDLNNLVSGAESGLRQNIGFYMDDIGIIGREIYHFSSSEPRYTTDLLGGGSKVLDNNTFYLTNPWSARYQVIRQAYLILEGAKNSTSISDAERKGYTGFAKTLIGYQLLLNLTLTDANGIRIPSADPSAIGPVITNVPAAQDSILKYLQDGATDLSGAAVVFSLSHGFSGFADAAGLLKFNKAIAARVDAYRQNWAAVLTDLNGSFFDLNGSFTTGVYHFFSTNGGDQTNPLYLPLNNTGEIRAAHPSFATDIIAGDDRINKTAVRAVIASQAGLSSSRDVNLWSSLSSPVTIIRNEELILLYAEAKIQLAQFPDAIVALNKIRTGHNLPPYPGASTPSALITELLYERRYSLFMEGHRWIDLRRYNLLNTIPIDRPDDDVWSKFPLPQSEVNI
- a CDS encoding SusC/RagA family TonB-linked outer membrane protein, whose product is MLLPKLTLLVTLLACSTLLFAQQNITGKAQDAVNGHPLPGVTIRIPNTNHGTVTDAEGKFSISSPTASTTLVFTYTGYKTRTMNVAAGSGPLVVKLDEDFARLDEVVVTGMATTVKRRNLANAVATISAKELSGTAPAQTFDAALSGKIPGALITANSGAPGGGISVKLRGITSVFGNSQPLYIVDGVFFNNSSIPAGLNDVTGAATAGNPNNQDNPSSRIADLNPNDIENIEILKGASAAALYGAKAAAGVVIITTKKGKSGQTKISVNQETGFVKVRHLMGVRAFTAETAADLAGPASSTDPAVIAGRANYSALFKAAQSAGKIYDYEKELYGQTGMISNTNIAVSGGSEKTTFYLSANRRKEDGIIKNTGYLNSSVRLNIDHKISDRVSLSVTTNYINSSADRSITNNDNNGVSLGVALSSTPGWVDLHPDANGIYPNNPFAASNPLQTRDKMTNNELTNRFVGGGTLDAIFQQNKVSTTKLLIRGGVDYFNFKTAAIFPRDLQFEASSTLGHSIQGNTNNMNTNLAGMLINTFNPNSNVNLTSTLGATYETGNFDNIQVSATNITNGQTNVDQSGNSTPGQFRQKYRDNGIFLQEDLTLIDALTLSGGVRFDRSTNNGDYLKFYTFPKGAFSWNLAKMGFWHSGTVDNLKIRAAYGQSGNVPPYGSKFTSMKSSNIDALPGILTDNLRGNADIKPERQTELESGVDVSFLNGRISLEATYYNKKIYDMLLRHVLPASSGYVSEWKNSGDLSNQGVELGLTVIPVNTAKVKWVSNINWWKNKSKVTKLTIPPFAIGAFGNSLGTFYMEEGASATQIKGITADGSLKVIGNSEPKFQMSWFNEVTLLKNLSVRFLLHWKKGGDNINLTQLLTDLGATTFDYDDMIGGQKAGVYRSGAGDASIYVQDASYIRIREIGVYYNIPLTKVKYIKGLRVGVSANNFFTWTKYVGYDPEVSNFGSNTITTTQSRGSNGLSMGVDVMPYPASKRASFHIGVDF